From Sphingobium sp. B2D3C:
GTCTATTCCAGCCGCCACATCACGCAGGACGAGGCCGAGCGCGAGCTGCGCGCCTATCTCGGCCCGGCGGGCGCGGACCTTCCGTTAAGGAAGATCGACATCCGTTCGGGTCACCGCGAAATCTTCTGGAAGCGCAATTGCGTCGCGGTCGGTCTCGCCGCCGGTTTCCTAGAGCCGCTAGAGGCCTCAGCCATCGTGCTGGTGGAACTCTCCGCCAAGATGATCGCCGAGCAGATGCCGGCCTGCCGGGAGGTGATGGACATCATCGCCCGACGCTTCAACGAGACCACCAGCTACCGCTGGGGCCGGATCATCGATTTTCTCAAGCTGCATTATGTGCTGACCAAACGCACCGACAGCGCCTTCTGGCGGGACAATCTGCTGCCGGAGACCATCCCGGACCGCTTGGCGGACCTGCTGCACCTTTGGCGCTACCAGTCGCCCTGGTTCCATGACGAGTTCGACCGCATCGAGGAGGTCTTCCCCGCCGCGAGCTACCAATATGTGCTGTACGGCATGGGCTTCCGCACCGAGGTCGCGCCCGAAACGCTGACGCCCGAGGCCGCCGTCGCCATGCAGGCGATCCGCGAGAACAGCCGCCAGACCGACCGGCTGCGCACCAGCCTCCCCCGCCATCGCGACCTGCTGCGCAAGATCCGCGACTATGGCCTCCAGCCCGTCTGAGCTTGGGGGGCATGAGACAGGCTTCCGGCATTCAGGGCCTAGTCCCGCGCTTTTTGGGTAGCGCTACCTTTCTTCTACCACTTCGCATCTCGATCGCATTGACCTGCGGATGGCCGTGCGTCGTCGCCGCGCAATTGCCGCCTGCGCCCGTCATCCCCGCAATGCCTGCGCGAGGCGCGCCCAACTCAGAAGATGCCTTCGCCAACGTGCAGATATCCCCGCGACCGGAGGCCGAGCCGGTGGTGCTGCATGTCGCGTCGATTGGCGCAGAGACGGGCGACGGCAGCGCCGCACGTCCGTTCGGCACGCTGGTGCAGGCGCAGGCGGCGGTGCGGCGGCTGAACCGCGACAGGCCGGTCACCGTCCAGCTCGCCGACGGCGTTTATTCCCTCGCCGCGCCTTTGCACTTTGGCGCGGAGGATGGCGGCCATGCCGGCCATATCGTCCGCTGGGAAGCCGCGCCCGGCGCGAAGCCGACTCTTTCCGGCGGGTCGATCGTGCAGGGTTGGACGCTCGCGGACCGCGACCGCAACATCTGGACCGCGTCGATCGGCAAGGGCAGCGATCCGCGCCAATTATGGGTCGATGGCCGCCTCGCCCATCGCGCCGCTGTCGAGGCGCCTCGGAGCGCCTTCGCCTTTTTCGATTGGGGCATCCAGATTGTCGATCCGGCATGGCGCTTTCTTGCCGCTTTGCCGGACCAGAGTCGCATGGAGGTGGAGAACACCGGCTTTTTCACCGATCGACGGGCAGTCATCGACCGTATCGAGGGCGACCGCATTCTTCTCAAGCAGGCCGGCTGGCGCAACAATCTGATCGGCTACGACACCTTCGCCAAGCCGGTCTCCGGCAACAAGGCCCGCTTCTTCATTGCCAATGCCCTCGCCTTCATGCGCGCCGCAGGCGAGTGGTATGCCGATCCCGCCAAGGGTCTGCTCTACTATAAGCCGCAGGATGGCCACTCACCGGAGGGGCACGAGATCGTCGTGCCCCGACTGGAGGCGCTCATCACCATTGCCGGCAGCGCGGAGGCGCCAGTGTCCGATGTTGTCTTCGAAGGACTGGCCTTCCGCCACACAAGCTGGCGTGGGCCCAGCAGCGCCGAGGGCTATGCCAGCCAGCAGAGCGGGAGCTATCTCGCAGGCGACATCGCCAATTATCCCGCCGATCCAATTCGCGATTGCAGCTGGGGCTGTGCCGCGTTCGAGGCGCAACGCAACCACTGGCGCCAGCAGCCCGCCGCCGTGCAGATTTCCGCCGCGCGCCGGATCACGTTCCGCAATGTCACCTTCGCGCAACTGGGGCAGATCGCTCTTGGCATCGGCAACAACCCGGAGGCGAATGTGCGCGGCCCAGGGCTTGCCGCGCAGTCGATCGAGGTCAATGGCTCGCGCTTCGGCCCGCTGGCCGGCGGCGCGATCATGGTTGGGGGAACGACCGTCGATGCCCACCATCCCTCAAGGCCGGACTTGGCCGTCCGCGACATACTGATCCGCAACAATCACATCGAGACGGTATCGCAGGATTATCGCGAGCAGGCAGCCATTCTGGTTACCTACGCCTCGGCCACGCTCATCCTGCACAATGATGTTTCCGATGCGCCTTATGATGGCGTCGATGTCGGTTGGGGCTGGGGGACCAATGATCCCGGCGGCAACACCGCCTATATGACGCGGGCGCGCGGCTATTACGATCAGCCCGGCAACCGCATCTACGGGACGCCGACGATCCTGCGCGACACGGCGATCTTCGGCAACCGCGTTCATGGCGTGAAACGCTGGTTTCCGGACGGCGGGGCGATCTACCACCTCTCCGCCGATCCGGGCGCGCTGATTGCCGAAAACCACATCTATGATGTCCCCGGCGGCATCGGCGTCTATCTGGACGAAGGCTCGCGCTACGTCACCGTCCGCAATAACGTCATCGACGGCGTCGGCCTGTGGGTGAACCTCAATGCGCAGGATGATGCCCGGCCACGTCGAACCAATCTGGATAACATTGCCTCCGGTAACTGGTTCAACAGCGGCAAGGCCAATGGCAATTGGTCAACCTATCTGAACAACCACCTCGCCGATAACATCGCCGTCAACGGGCAGGCCTGGCCGCCCGAGGCGCGCGCCGTCATCGCCCGTGCCGGGGTCCAGATGGACGGCATCGCGCCATGACCGCCCTTCCCCATCCTTTCGCCGACTCAGACGCTGGAGACAGATCATGACCCCCGCACCCTCCCTACGCGCCCTCATCCTCGCCGGTGCTGCAGCGTTCGCCCTGCCGCTGGCCGCTCAGACGGACGACGCCAACACGGTCATGGCGCAGTCGGAGCGGCAGGCGGCGGAGATCGTGGCGAAGCTCACGCCGCAGGAAAAGGCGGACCAGCTTGTGAATGTCGCGCCCGCCATCCCGCGCCTTGGTATTCCCGGCTACAATTGGTGGACGGAATCGCTGCATGGCGCGATGGGCACGCTGCCCACCACCAACTTCCCCGAACCGATCGGCCTCGCCGCCACCTTCGATGCGCCGCTGGTCCATGATGTCGCCACCATCATCAGCGTCGAAATGCGCGGCCTGCATACGCTGGCGCGGCAGACCGGGCGGCTTGGGCGCATCGGCACGGGGCTCGACACATGGTCGCCCAACATCAACATTTTCCGCGATCCGCGTTGGGGACGTGGGCAGGAAACCTATGGCGAGGACCCCTTCCTCACCGCCGAGATCGGCAAGGCTTTCATCACCGGCATGCAGGGACCAGACCCGGCGCGGCCGAACATGATCGCGACACCCAAGCATTTCGCCGTGCACAGCGGCCCGGAATCGACGCGCCATCATGCCAATGTCTACGTCTCCCGCCACGATATGGAGGACACTTATCTGCCCGCCTTCCGCGCCGCCATTGTGGACGCCAAGGCGGGATCGATCATGTGCGCCTACAACCGCGTGAACGGGCAACCGGCCTGCGCCAGTGACGATCTGCTCAAGACGCATTTGCGCGATGCCTGGGGCTTCAAAGGCTATGTCGTCTCCGATTGCGATGCGGTGACGGATATCAGCCGCAACCATCATTATGCGCCGGATGCCGCCACGGCGGTCGCCGCAGCTATGCGCGCCGGCGTCGACAGCGAGTGCAATGGCGCGACGCTGAGCGACACCGCCAGGCTGGGCCAGCCCTATCTCCATGCGCTGAACCGCAATCTAATCACCCAGAGCGATGTCGATACCGCGCTCGTGCGGCTGTTCTCCGCCCGCCTGCGCAATGGCGATCTGCCCGGTCTGGCGCCGCGCCCGACCATCGCGCCCTCCGTCATCGGCGCGCCGGACCACAATGCGCTGGCGTTGAAGGCCGCCGAGAAAAGCCTGGTGCTGCTCAAAAATGATGGCGCGCTGCCGCTCAAGCCCAATGCCCGCATCGCCGTCATCGGCCCGCTGGCGGATGCCACCCGCGTGCTGCGCGGCAATTATTCCTCCACGCTCTCCGGCTCGCCGATATCTGTGCTGGAGGGGCTGCGACAGGCCATGCCCGCCGCGACGATCCACCATGCCCCCTTCGCCGAGACCTTTACCGATGGCGACCGCGTGCCGACAACGGCGCTCATTGCACCGGATGGCAAGCCCGGGCTGCTGGCGCGCTATTATAATCCCACGCAGACGCCGCCGGCCCGCTTCGCCCCGGGCACGTTCGACAGCGCCACAAAGGCAATGACCTTCCAGACCAGGCCGGTTGTGACCCGCAGGGAAGCCGATGTGTCAGGACGCAGCCTCGATCTGGCGAACGTCTCCGACCATCATCGCGTGGTATGGACCGGCTTCTTCGTCCCGCCCGAGAGCGGCACCTACCGGCTCGGCCTGTCCGGCTCCAACGGCGAGATGCTGCTCGACGGCAAGCCGTTCGTGGACCTCAAAAACTCGCGCTGGAACAGCCTGCCGACGATGAAGACGCTGACGCTGGAGAAGGGCAAGCGCTACCCGATCGAGATCACCATGACCTCGCACATCAATACCGGCATCGACCTGATGTGGAAGCGCGTTTCGCCCGATGCCGATGCGGCGCTTGCCGCTGCGGCGGCGCAATCGGACGTGATCGTCGCGGTCGTGGGCCTCACCTCGGATCTGGAAGCCGAGGAAACGCCGGTGAAGGTGCCGGGCTTCGAGGGTGGCGACAAGACCACGCTCGATCTGCCGGCCGAGCAGCTTGCCATGCTGGAAAAGGCCCGCGCGCTGGGCAAACCGCTGGTCATCGTGGCGATGAACGGCAGCCCGATCAATCTCGCCTGGGCGAAGGACCATGCAGCGGGCATCGTGGAGGCCTGGTATCCGGGGCAGAATGGCGGCCTCGCGGTGGCCAATGTCCTCTCCGGCAAGACCAATCCCTCCGGGCGCCTGCCCCTCACCTTCTATCGCAGCGTGGATGAGCTGCCACCGTTCGGCGATTACAGCATGGCCGGGCGGACCTATCGCTACTTCACCGGCACGCCGGTCTATGGCTTTGGCTATGGGCTGAGCTACACGCAATTCGCCTATGAGCCGCTGCGGGTGCAGGCTTCCAGCGATGCTGCGCAAGGCGTGCGGGTCTCGACCACCGTGCGCAATAGCGGGCAGCGAGCGGGCGAAGAGGTGGCGCAGCTCTATCTCGATTTCCCGGATGTGCCCGGCACCCCGCGTATCGCCTTGCGTGGCTTCCAGCGCGTGGCGCTAAAGCCCGGTGAATCCCGCCAAATCAGCTTCGATCTCTCGCCGCGCGATCTGAGCGCGGTGTCGCTGGGGGGCGTGCGGCAGGTCTTCCCCGGTGCGTATCGCGTGTCGGTCGGCTCGGCGCAGCCCGATAGCGGCCTGCCGGTGCAGAGCGCGGACTTCGCCATCGCCACCGGCGTCACCCTGCCGAAATAGGCGGGAGGCCCAGCCAGCCGCTCACGTCGACCTGCTGTGAGCGGCCAGCCTTCAGCCGCACGGTCAGGCGCTGGCTGGCGAAGCGGACCGTCCGCTCCGCATCGATGGCGCTGGTGAGCGTGAGCGTGCGCGGCCGGGACTGCGCCCAGCTGAAATCGACGCTGCAGGCGCCCCGCGCCCGCAGCCCCCGCACCGCGCCGGTCGGCCAAGCCGAGGGCAGAGCCGGCAGGAGATGGATCTCACCGCCCCGGCAGCGCATGAGCATATGCGCGATGCCAGCGGTGCCGCCGAAATTGCCGTCGATCTGGAAAGGCGGATGGGCATCGAACAAATTGGGATAAGTCCGCTCCGGCCCAAGCAAAAAGCGCAGGATGCGGTGGGCGCGGTCGCCATCGCCAAGCCGCGCCCACAGGTTGATCCGCCAGGCCGTCGCCCAGCCCGTTCCGAGATCGCCGCGCAATTCCAGCGAGCGGCGCGCCGCCGCCGCGAGCGCTGGCGTGTCGTCCAGATCGATCTGCTGGCTCGGGAACAGCCCGTAGAGATGCGAGACGTGGCGATGGTCCGGCTCGGGCGCCTGCGCATCCCAATCCTGCTGCCATTCCTGCAACTGCCCTTGCGCGCCGATGCGATCCGGCGCGAGACGGCGACGCAAGGCGCGAAGCTCCGCCGCGAACGCGCTGTCGATGCCGAGCAAATCGGCGGCCTGCGCTGTCTGGTCGAACAGGTCGCGCAAAATCTGCTGGTCCATCGCCGGCCCGGCGCAGATCGCGATGTCGCCATGATGGG
This genomic window contains:
- a CDS encoding right-handed parallel beta-helix repeat-containing protein, with the protein product MPARGAPNSEDAFANVQISPRPEAEPVVLHVASIGAETGDGSAARPFGTLVQAQAAVRRLNRDRPVTVQLADGVYSLAAPLHFGAEDGGHAGHIVRWEAAPGAKPTLSGGSIVQGWTLADRDRNIWTASIGKGSDPRQLWVDGRLAHRAAVEAPRSAFAFFDWGIQIVDPAWRFLAALPDQSRMEVENTGFFTDRRAVIDRIEGDRILLKQAGWRNNLIGYDTFAKPVSGNKARFFIANALAFMRAAGEWYADPAKGLLYYKPQDGHSPEGHEIVVPRLEALITIAGSAEAPVSDVVFEGLAFRHTSWRGPSSAEGYASQQSGSYLAGDIANYPADPIRDCSWGCAAFEAQRNHWRQQPAAVQISAARRITFRNVTFAQLGQIALGIGNNPEANVRGPGLAAQSIEVNGSRFGPLAGGAIMVGGTTVDAHHPSRPDLAVRDILIRNNHIETVSQDYREQAAILVTYASATLILHNDVSDAPYDGVDVGWGWGTNDPGGNTAYMTRARGYYDQPGNRIYGTPTILRDTAIFGNRVHGVKRWFPDGGAIYHLSADPGALIAENHIYDVPGGIGVYLDEGSRYVTVRNNVIDGVGLWVNLNAQDDARPRRTNLDNIASGNWFNSGKANGNWSTYLNNHLADNIAVNGQAWPPEARAVIARAGVQMDGIAP
- a CDS encoding glycoside hydrolase family 3 C-terminal domain-containing protein gives rise to the protein MTPAPSLRALILAGAAAFALPLAAQTDDANTVMAQSERQAAEIVAKLTPQEKADQLVNVAPAIPRLGIPGYNWWTESLHGAMGTLPTTNFPEPIGLAATFDAPLVHDVATIISVEMRGLHTLARQTGRLGRIGTGLDTWSPNINIFRDPRWGRGQETYGEDPFLTAEIGKAFITGMQGPDPARPNMIATPKHFAVHSGPESTRHHANVYVSRHDMEDTYLPAFRAAIVDAKAGSIMCAYNRVNGQPACASDDLLKTHLRDAWGFKGYVVSDCDAVTDISRNHHYAPDAATAVAAAMRAGVDSECNGATLSDTARLGQPYLHALNRNLITQSDVDTALVRLFSARLRNGDLPGLAPRPTIAPSVIGAPDHNALALKAAEKSLVLLKNDGALPLKPNARIAVIGPLADATRVLRGNYSSTLSGSPISVLEGLRQAMPAATIHHAPFAETFTDGDRVPTTALIAPDGKPGLLARYYNPTQTPPARFAPGTFDSATKAMTFQTRPVVTRREADVSGRSLDLANVSDHHRVVWTGFFVPPESGTYRLGLSGSNGEMLLDGKPFVDLKNSRWNSLPTMKTLTLEKGKRYPIEITMTSHINTGIDLMWKRVSPDADAALAAAAAQSDVIVAVVGLTSDLEAEETPVKVPGFEGGDKTTLDLPAEQLAMLEKARALGKPLVIVAMNGSPINLAWAKDHAAGIVEAWYPGQNGGLAVANVLSGKTNPSGRLPLTFYRSVDELPPFGDYSMAGRTYRYFTGTPVYGFGYGLSYTQFAYEPLRVQASSDAAQGVRVSTTVRNSGQRAGEEVAQLYLDFPDVPGTPRIALRGFQRVALKPGESRQISFDLSPRDLSAVSLGGVRQVFPGAYRVSVGSAQPDSGLPVQSADFAIATGVTLPK